ATCCTCTATTATTATCATAATGAAACAATATAAAGATCAACCActggttcagatttatgttggTAACTACGAGTATATGTAAACACAGTATTGAACTAGTAATCCCTGCAACTGCAAATGAACAGCTTATCTACCTAGTAGCCGTAAAACTGCAAGTGCAGCTGAGGAGGTGGACCGAAAACCTGGAAAGTCAAGCCAGGCATTACCAGGGGTGTCGGAGGGAACTCGATCATCCATCCTATAAATGGTCTTGCGTTGACTAGGGTACCATATCAGGTCTGCAAATTCGTGCTGCTTCCCAAACTTATTAACTTGCTCCGCTAAATCCGAATCATTCTTTTCTAAGTAAGTGATAGATCGTTTGAATACCGGTTCTAGTTTCAGAGTAACCTGGAAAAGTATTATAGATTAGGCTCAAGCATGCATCATGCGTGCGTTGATATGTCAGCTTAAATTACTAATAAAGTTGAGTTTAGGACCGGTTAACTAATGCAATTCGTAACTGTAATGTATCCAGATGATACAAGTTAATATATAGTAATTGTTTTTAGAGATAGGATTGATTACTAATGTTCTGCAAAGTATGCAAGCCTGATCagtattgtttgacttaataCTAGTTAAAATGAGAACTGATAGTTGCCTGAACCTATATATAGTATGTCTAAGATATACTGAAAAGGGTATTTTTAATATATTACTTGTGTGAACAAAATACGTACTTTGTAGGTGCCTGATGTAATCCAGTGTGTGTGAGAGTGATTGTGTGTATATACCTCAGAAATAACCCCAAGAACTCCCAGGGACACCTTAGCCGCATTAAACTGGAATTGATTATGATCATCAAGAGTTCGAACCTTGGCATAACCATCTGCATGTCCAGCTGGAGTAACTATGCGTAGCTGAACAACATAATCATGAACAGAACTCCCCTTACCCCAAAGGGTGCTGCCATGAGCACCAGTGCCCATGATTCCACCGATGGTCAATCCCCACCAATAAGGTACATATGGCAGTGCAAGCCCTACCTTGGATGCTTCTTCAATCAGCTGCTTTAAGGTTACACCACTTTCAACTTTCATTGTCCTACTTGCTTCATTAATTTGTAATGTATGGTTGAGATACTTAGTGCTTATGAGCAGGCCTTGCTCCCCATCAGGACAAACCAACTTGGGAATACTGTGGGAGAAGCGTGTTGCCACCTTCATTTTCCTCTTCTTCTTTGTTGCCAAGGCAACTATTGAGACAAGTTCTTCTGTTGTAGGGTAAACAACATCAGCTGCTTGACAAGTACTTCTATCAGGAAAAGCGCCATATGCGTTTGTAATAGTGCAATTTGACAAATTGTTCGATGCTGTACATCTTATAGGATCTTCTGGAGGACTACTACCAACGAGCATGCAGGTTACCAGAAACAAGCACTTAGATAGTGCAAATCTTGGACTGCTACTATTATGAGTACTTACCTCAAGCATGCTTGGCAACTTTGAAAATTCACAAATGAACTTGCTAGTAATTAGAGTATGAATATATTCATACACTGCTACACATAGAAACTTGTACAAGGGTGGTGTTGGATCTGAGAGTTCCTTAGTCTACCAACATTTCCCAAGCTAGTAAGAGAAAAAACCaattcaaatacaagggtggtACCCGTTGACTGATATAAAGACCCATCAAAATTTTACCTTCATAATAACATGAGTTTTGAGAAAACTTAAAAGAGAGCTTCAGATAAACTTCCTGGCCAGTTAAGCGTTGGTAGAACAATATCACAAGAAATTCCACAAAAAGTAAAGCCCTACCACCAACACAATTCTTAAGCTTTACGTATCATCAAGTTTCCATTTAATTGGCTTCAAATTTAACCTTTAAAATTTGTAGAGTGAAgtaaaaaagaaagaaaagtgggTTGCTTAGGCAACATAATCTAGGCAACACTTGGAAGAAATACTCAAAAGTTAGCTTCAGATTCAGCCCTTGGGCGGAGGCCAACTATGCAGTGCTTTAACAAAATTACAAGAAAGAAATTAAACAGAAAGAAAAACCCTGGGTAAACACAATTCTTCTAATTATAAATATCATCAAATTTCCATAGTGTAGGCTCCAAAGGTTGATCCTTTACTACATGTTAGGTTAACTGAAAGAAAAGTGCATGTGGGAAGACAAGTTCTGTCAATAAAGGAACCTTATGGATGAAGATTTTCATAAAGTTCCTGGCCCCCAGGTTCCTGGCATCACCGAGGGTGGCCTCACGGCCCTCGGTCAGAGCAGAAACTGACCCCTCCAGCTCAAGCACCCTCTCCTCGAGGCTATTCTTCTCCTTCTTCCACGCATCCGCGGCCAGGTCATAAGCCTCCTTCTGCTCCCTTAAAGCCTTCTCATGAGCAGCATCTTTTGATTGTAATTATTCACCAGCGTGACTTTCTCCTGCCCGTGCTCAGCGACCTTGCTCTGAAGGGACTTGACCTTAGAGTCGAGCTTTATATTGGTCTGGCTGAGGGCTCGCATTTCTCGAGCTTTAGACAGCTGACGGTAATACACCTCAGCTGCGGCCCGGGTCAGGGCATCCTGGTTGGCCTCAAGAGAAGAAGAGgaccaattcttcacatcttgGTCGCTGATGTGAGCTTGAGCGAGCCGGCCAAAGGTGGTCGTGACCATattggaagaagaagaagtgGGGAGAGGGGCATCAGATGAAGCAGCCTTCTTTGGGTCAGGCTCACCAGTTTTTCCCTCCTTATGGCCTCTATGCCTTTTCAGCCAAGGAGGAGGCCCTGAGTCCTTGAGATGCTCAGAAAGAGTAGTCATGCGGGCTGGAGGGTTGCCCTGAGAGCGAGCCCTTGTGGTCGCAGCAGCGGGCTGAACTGGGCCCGAGACCGCAGCTTGCTCAGCTTCTTCCATAAAGGGGATAGGGGAGATGACCATTTCTGAAAAAAAAACAATAAATTGATATATTCGTCACAGCGAGATGCAATGGAAAAAAGAAAATACGAGTAgatgaaaatgcagaaaattaAAGTGCAATATCAAGTGAGATGCATGCAGGAAATGTAAACATGCGAGCACTCGAGCTCGCACATGCGAGCAGACAGGCTCGCACATGTCGGACCAATATTCTTACCCTTTCTGGCCCTctttttagatttcttcttttgagGAGTCAGCCTCACTCCCTCCTTCAGAAACCCACACACGACCAAGTTCGAGGTCGTTATGAGTGTTCAAATATCCTTGTCCGCGTTGGGAAGATCTAGAAGGCTGTCCGCATTCATTTTCTCCTGTCCCGCAAGGATAGTGCGAGGCGGGATGGCTGGAGATAAAGAAAAAGCATTTTTTGTTAAAAGAAAGAACTATGGTGAAGGAAAGGAGAGCGGGCAGAGAAGACTTACATGGATTGTAATAAAAATGAGTCTGGACTCGAGGCACCTCGTGGATATAGAAATAAGGGCTTTTCCACTTCCCTGAGTTGTTGGGCCCGTTGTGGATGAGATTCTTTTTGTTGAAGCACGGCTAGACAGAAAAGTAGAAATACCCAAAGTCATTGGGAGAATGCTTCAAATTGAGAAAATAACCCAGCTGCCTCGCGGTTAGAGGAGGAAACCCGCATCTGTTGTACATGGTATATAATGTGAGGGCAGCCTGGTATCTATTTGGGTTGATCTGCAAGGGTGCGAGCTGGTAGTGCTCGCAGACATTCTTGATGAAGGGATGAAGGGGAGAGGAGATTCCTAGTCTTAGAAGGAAGGTAGACAAGACCATGCGAGGCACCCTGCCTCCATTCTCCGGATGGTTAAATTTATAGCATCTCATGTGAGGCAGGGGCAAGAAAATGTGGCCCTCAAGCTGGAACTGCTCAATGTGATCGGCTAGATGTTTCTAAGTAAGCGAGGTGGGCAGATCGCGGCAAGCGAGCACCTTAACCAACTCGGTTGTAGTTGAGCTCTCCTCCCCATCAGGAATAATCTGCTTTTCGATAATTATTTCACCTTCGAGCTCAGGGTGGGCAGGAGGCACATAAGGCTCAGGAGAAGCCGCGGGGATGTAGTTATAGTTACAAATCTTAAATTGACTTGTAACATCTGCCACCTCCTCGCTCTGAGGAGAATCATAGGACCAATGCGAGCCGTCCTCTTCACCCTCGAGCCCAAGATGGGATATTCTACCGCTACGGGCTCCTTTCCCTTCTTCTTGGTATCGTAGTATGCACTTCCCAGGTCACTGTCAGTGGACTCTGAGTCGAGGTAAATGGGGTCAAGGTTGTTGGCTGCGGCTTGCCTCAGGTGGGCTGCCCTCTCTTCAGCCATTTCTCTTAGAATCTCCTCAGCTCGTTCTTTATCCAAGGGAGCGGGCTCGTAGTTTAGCAGCTCCTCCATCCCAAGGGAAGCTGGTATATTGGAAACATCCACAGGCCAGTCTCTCCAATCATAAATATTCTTCTCCCTGGTGTAATCCTCAGGGTTCGGGTCAAGGTGAATATTAAGCGAGCTAGAGCCTTCTGCTCGCATCGAGTTCTCGACTCTGGAAATATTTAGGGCCCCTTGGGGGGTGATAGCAGAGCCAGGGGAAATGGGTTGGCTGAGACGGCCAGAGAGTGAAGTCAGCTCGCGTTGAAAGTCCTTTGAGCCTCGCTACTCGGGTGGATATTGATTTAGTGGAGACGGACTGGCTGAAGAACGAACCTGGCTGGCAGAGGTGCGAGCTGGGCTCGTGGAAGAGCGAGATGATACGTAGGAGCGGGCTGAAGacgcactcgacatctgtaaaagatggtggaaattagtgtgtggccctaaaaaGAAAGCAAAAATAAGTATGAGATCGCATCTAAGTATCCTCACATCGCACACGGGATCGCACCTAGGTGTTTAAGCGAGCAGATGAGCTCGCATCGAATGTCGTGATTGTGTGTGGGTTTGCATCAAACAGGTGGTGTGTGCTCGTATAGTGTGGATGAACAAACGTGAATGAATATGAATGATTAAGGATCCAAGGGGTACTTCTGGACCAAGTGTAAGATGATCCTGATGAATCTGTTCCCGGAGAATATCGTCGCTGGTAGAAGGTTCTTGTGGTGATGATAGTTTTCGGcgtggtagatccttgagcaaattGGGCAGCAATTCATGAAGTGTTCTTGGAAATGTGAGAAATGCGAGGCGGTTTGGTGCGACCTCGTGGGCTCGCACCTTCGTGGCCATAAAAAGCTAATGCTGGGAAAAATTCCTAGCCTTAAGATgcgaccaggaattttggggggtaattgttatgcccgctttcggtcatgggccctaaacaggtccccatGGGTGCATTGAATAGCTGGACTCTCATGTGTGGTCTAGAATCATGGATTAATGTGACTTGGGCCAACACACGCGAGCTGGTCTATGACATGCGAGGTGGGCTTAGGTGTCCACACATGAGGTGGGCACATGTGACTTCATGAGAGTTGGGCTCAGGTGACAGCATTCGAGCTAGGCTCGGTTGCCCACACGCGAGCTGGGCTCGGTTGTGCACACGCAGGTTGGGCTCAggtgcccacacgcgggctgaGCCCATGAGCCCACATCTGATGAAAATAGAGGTAACATTGTATTACTCGAAAAGAAAGGTGGTGCAGGCCGAGGTGACCAGGTCGGCCCGCATCGAaggactttgtgtgcaacatggaaagtgactcatagatgactgagttgctcgtagatttcggggccgacatgggttattcctacaattacgggaagaaatgcggagatgccgagaaattgtaggaagcgtgtggagccggtcgagatttatgtgactaattggctgaaggcctgacttttTCGTGGGTTTAGGCTGCACGGGTTGGagaaccctaaccctagcctacgtgacttgttccctaagaactacgtgaggcttgatccctttaaatagggtacgtaggcacttgtatgagacatgagtcgagagttgatagagaataacaaaccctattctaTCTTAAGGAGTCAATATACAAGCTCAACCACCACCATACATAACCTTCCTTTGCCCTCAAACATCGTCCTTGATCCTTGTTCCGCCTATCAACCTCCACAACACtattatacgaaattctccctataacaatATAATTCCAATAATCTATATTTCGTTAAAAAATTATATTGAACTCTACATAAATAACAAATCTAGGGGTGAAACCAGAATACGCTATAATCATACTAATATAAAACCAAGTTCCCTGTCAAGAAATAATTTAGAGTTCTACGGAAATAGAATTGTAA
This sequence is a window from Apium graveolens cultivar Ventura chromosome 9, ASM990537v1, whole genome shotgun sequence. Protein-coding genes within it:
- the LOC141687374 gene encoding putative L-gulonolactone oxidase 6 yields the protein MLEVSTHNSSSPRFALSKCLFLVTCMLVGSSPPEDPIRCTASNNLSNCTITNAYGAFPDRSTCQAADVVYPTTEELVSIVALATKKKRKMKVATRFSHSIPKLVCPDGEQGLLISTKYLNHTLQINEASRTMKVESGVTLKQLIEEASKVGLALPYVPYWWGLTIGGIMGTGAHGSTLWGKGSSVHDYVVQLRIVTPAGHADGYAKVRTLDDHNQFQFNAAKVSLGVLGVISEVTLKLEPVFKRSITYLEKNDSDLAEQVNKFGKQHEFADLIWYPSQRKTIYRMDDRVPSDTPGNAWLDFPGFRSTSSAALAVLRLLEDADEATADADAKCISAKLTTSALKLLGYGFTNKGTGFTGFPIVGYHNRLQASGSCLDSPENALITACPWDNRIKSLFFHQTTFRIGLSKVNNFVRDVQKLVDLAPKSLCGIEMYNGILMRYVTSSSAYLGQEEDAVDFDITYYRSKNPLKPRLYEDILEEIEQLGVFKYGGLPHWGKNRNVAFHKAINKYEKAAEFIKVKEMYDPQGLFSSEWSDQVLGLKDGLMTFKEGCALEGLCICSRDSHCAPDKGYLCQQGKVYKDAKVCALATS